In Leptospira sp. WS58.C1, a single genomic region encodes these proteins:
- a CDS encoding lipoprotein LipL71, whose product MKTFRAISFPSLVLGVLGFLVACGSELPVKELAEAKTAITRAKDAGAEKYASGEFEEARKSLLTAHEKASNEDLGETKKSAEYAKSKAYDALERSYPQLTEETKAQAGTAINEADEAYASQLAAEPYNNAVELKKEGDTLRDNADRTLESYPKESGDDAKLKTRLAAFDQYEQSNKKYLESKKAATDAKSLALSQKQQLIDSLADIEKNLDDADRYAGGGDPEVAQTRERLNAAKGKIDEGKIKEGYSEVDDIRKKSAELVAKNIQAYALKKKAEAKDSIGKAKDKLATIDQSKLKSSKDLQTSYQRADENLKAADESLVSAEELYSSEKYEDSIARSEEAIRLSRIVVDQSDDIAERLRTGSSVAGRKGDAGDSTPSTKKGEDTVSSSSGELPEGWKKYVVRKKIPADCLWRISAYKQHYGTSKLWKRIYEANRNKIKNPNLIYPKQVLLIPPAKGSTKFDPKKAPKKPTGSDKVEASTPEEKKEETTTPPAASTDESEPEEEQPSTPAPSTENEQPSDSGEQESDEEAR is encoded by the coding sequence ATGAAAACTTTTCGAGCTATATCGTTCCCATCATTGGTACTGGGAGTTTTAGGATTCCTAGTTGCCTGTGGTTCAGAACTACCCGTAAAAGAATTAGCGGAAGCAAAAACCGCTATCACTCGCGCTAAAGATGCAGGCGCAGAAAAATATGCTTCCGGAGAATTTGAGGAAGCTCGCAAAAGTCTTTTGACCGCTCATGAAAAAGCTTCCAATGAAGACCTGGGCGAAACCAAAAAAAGCGCCGAATACGCAAAAAGTAAGGCGTATGATGCATTAGAAAGATCTTATCCTCAATTGACCGAGGAGACCAAGGCACAGGCCGGCACCGCGATCAATGAAGCGGATGAGGCGTATGCTTCCCAACTTGCCGCAGAACCTTATAATAATGCGGTAGAGCTTAAAAAAGAAGGGGACACTCTTCGAGATAATGCGGACCGCACTTTGGAATCCTATCCTAAGGAATCCGGAGACGACGCAAAACTTAAGACCCGTCTAGCTGCTTTCGATCAGTACGAACAAAGTAATAAAAAATATCTGGAGTCCAAAAAGGCGGCAACTGATGCCAAATCTTTGGCTCTTTCTCAAAAACAACAGTTAATCGATTCTCTTGCAGATATCGAAAAAAATCTGGATGATGCGGATCGATATGCCGGTGGTGGCGACCCTGAAGTGGCCCAAACGAGAGAACGTTTAAATGCTGCAAAAGGTAAGATCGACGAAGGAAAGATCAAAGAAGGTTATTCCGAAGTTGACGATATCCGTAAAAAATCAGCAGAACTTGTCGCCAAAAACATCCAAGCTTACGCACTCAAGAAGAAGGCAGAAGCAAAAGATTCTATCGGAAAAGCCAAGGACAAACTGGCTACGATAGACCAATCCAAACTGAAATCAAGCAAGGATCTCCAAACTTCTTACCAAAGAGCGGATGAGAACCTAAAAGCAGCCGATGAGTCTTTAGTTTCCGCAGAAGAGTTATATTCTTCCGAAAAATACGAAGATTCTATTGCCCGATCCGAAGAAGCGATTCGACTTTCCCGTATCGTTGTAGACCAGTCTGACGATATTGCAGAGAGATTACGCACCGGATCTTCCGTTGCAGGTCGCAAAGGGGATGCAGGAGATTCTACTCCTTCTACTAAAAAAGGAGAAGATACGGTATCCTCTTCTTCCGGAGAACTTCCCGAAGGTTGGAAAAAATACGTAGTTCGTAAGAAAATTCCTGCAGATTGCCTCTGGAGAATTTCCGCTTACAAGCAACATTACGGTACTTCTAAACTTTGGAAACGGATCTACGAAGCGAACCGTAACAAGATCAAAAATCCAAACTTGATCTATCCAAAACAAGTATTACTAATTCCGCCTGCCAAAGGATCCACTAAGTTCGATCCGAAAAAAGCTCCGAAAAAGCCGACAGGTAGCGATAAAGTAGAGGCATCTACTCCGGAAGAGAAAAAGGAAGAGACTACAACTCCTCCTGCAGCCTCTACGGATGAGTCGGAACCGGAAGAAGAACAGCCTTCTACTCCGGCACCTTCCACAGAAAATGAGCAACCTTCCGATTCAGGTGAGCAGGAAAGCGACGAAGAAGCTCGTTAA
- a CDS encoding M23 family metallopeptidase produces the protein MGKNFLKVFPQIPQIYGLIFLLILFFGTEGSAGETGPKISVVSPNLKPSAIVQKNIWDDLTPEVLADLGNLGFPMEMETPISGSYAEYRVHHLHMGCDFKTFHTNGISAISPFQGYVDSIGQSTKGYGSNIIIKSSGSNLRAKFAHLLDFKGFRKDLDLLREALALLSGGEFQVKLSPGSYLLPKGENVARLGESGTGVSHLHFELHLPNGTLNPLPYLPLRGKDRYSPELLLLYVDSEDGVQARINLEKKGEGKFAVPGNQKLHLAGGVRFRLGAYDLMTSRNKNNLFFAGIYKEDIPLYERSFRGMSYEEARVHQDIFDSNRSSLNPPVYVYNLFPAKGPSIDLRNFEVGSIVKLILKASDHAGNHSILPLEIEVGVVNGKRPSITKTEFTSLDGVLKIRTPAKTTYGQGSLHFKKMEKPEDDLKLPEGLKSKGSIYELESSDLSWVGEAELTWRGAALGKKDGIYIFDKASKKWSALKQKGSITLLTKLGALAILTDEAKPSVNYPFLITRHRRIKGQEEEGIEERLYTVSDTGSGYAGGAEVLLEGELYPSEFDADRKMLIVKFPKTFSAWKKYMLLQIRIKDRAGNFSDWFTDLVRF, from the coding sequence ATGGGAAAAAATTTCCTGAAAGTTTTTCCACAAATTCCGCAGATATACGGTTTAATATTCCTCCTTATTTTGTTTTTCGGGACGGAAGGAAGTGCGGGCGAGACAGGTCCCAAAATTTCCGTGGTCTCCCCCAATCTAAAACCGAGCGCCATTGTCCAAAAAAATATTTGGGACGATCTTACACCGGAGGTTTTAGCGGATCTCGGAAATTTAGGTTTTCCCATGGAAATGGAGACTCCGATCTCCGGTTCTTATGCGGAATATAGAGTGCATCATCTGCACATGGGCTGCGATTTTAAGACATTTCATACGAATGGGATTTCTGCCATTTCTCCTTTCCAAGGATATGTGGATTCTATTGGGCAATCCACAAAAGGTTACGGATCAAATATTATCATAAAGTCTTCCGGTTCTAATTTAAGGGCCAAGTTTGCTCACTTACTGGACTTCAAAGGATTTCGAAAGGATCTAGACCTTCTGCGGGAAGCATTGGCATTACTAAGCGGTGGAGAATTTCAGGTAAAACTTTCTCCAGGTTCTTACCTTCTCCCCAAAGGTGAAAATGTAGCAAGACTCGGAGAGTCGGGAACCGGGGTTAGTCATTTACATTTTGAATTACATTTACCTAATGGGACTTTAAACCCCCTTCCCTATTTACCTTTGCGAGGAAAAGACAGATATTCTCCGGAACTATTACTCTTATACGTGGACTCGGAAGATGGAGTTCAGGCCAGGATCAATTTGGAAAAAAAAGGAGAAGGTAAATTCGCAGTTCCCGGGAACCAAAAATTACATTTGGCGGGAGGTGTCCGTTTTAGATTAGGTGCCTACGACCTAATGACCTCACGGAACAAAAACAATCTTTTCTTTGCAGGAATTTACAAGGAAGATATTCCTTTATACGAAAGATCCTTTAGGGGAATGAGTTATGAAGAAGCAAGGGTCCACCAGGATATATTCGACTCCAACCGCTCTTCTTTAAATCCTCCCGTTTATGTGTATAATCTTTTCCCCGCAAAAGGACCGAGTATAGACCTTAGGAATTTCGAAGTAGGAAGTATAGTCAAACTCATACTTAAAGCATCCGACCATGCGGGAAATCACTCCATCCTTCCCTTAGAAATAGAAGTCGGGGTCGTAAATGGCAAAAGACCATCCATTACAAAAACTGAATTCACTTCTTTGGACGGTGTTCTGAAGATCAGAACTCCGGCAAAGACAACTTACGGCCAGGGCTCGTTACACTTCAAAAAAATGGAAAAGCCGGAAGACGACTTAAAACTTCCGGAAGGACTCAAATCAAAGGGTTCGATTTACGAATTAGAATCCTCCGATCTTTCCTGGGTGGGAGAAGCGGAACTAACCTGGAGAGGTGCAGCACTAGGTAAAAAAGACGGGATTTACATCTTCGACAAAGCTTCCAAAAAATGGTCCGCTTTAAAACAAAAAGGTTCGATTACATTACTCACAAAACTTGGGGCACTTGCAATTCTCACCGACGAGGCAAAACCTTCCGTTAATTATCCATTTTTGATCACAAGACATAGAAGGATCAAAGGCCAGGAAGAAGAAGGAATTGAAGAAAGATTATACACCGTTTCCGACACCGGTTCCGGGTACGCCGGAGGCGCAGAAGTTTTGCTGGAAGGAGAATTGTATCCAAGCGAATTCGATGCGGACCGTAAGATGCTCATCGTCAAATTCCCGAAAACTTTCTCCGCTTGGAAAAAGTATATGCTTCTCCAGATCCGGATTAAGGACAGAGCGGGTAACTTTTCGGATTGGTTTACCGATTTAGTGAGGTTTTAG
- the tgt gene encoding tRNA guanosine(34) transglycosylase Tgt produces the protein MIFRSRASDPHSFARTGTLSLNGIEIPTPVFMPVGTRGAVKSLDSDDLDELGYELILGNTYHLYLRPGTEVLEKFGGLKNFVSYKKALLTDSGGFQVFSLNSLVKFKQEGVEFRSHIDGSPHFFTPEKVIDIQRSIGSDIMMVLDDCPPGDGTVSRIKDALDRTHRWAEEAVNYWEKDKRNQFLFGIFQGGTNLDLRLESLEKIRSLPFSGIAIGGLSVGEPRPDFIRTMEGIASSTDRNRPLYLMGVGTVPDILEGVRNGVDMFDCVLPTRNARNGQVFTSQGKVNLRNEKWKFSDEPMDPKCECKVCKRYSIGYIRHLHHVKELSAFSLSTYHNLYFMKKFMKELRHSIEVGNFSEFFVKWKNLYERAEISR, from the coding sequence ATGATCTTTAGATCCAGAGCTTCCGATCCACATTCTTTTGCTCGCACCGGAACCTTATCTCTCAACGGAATAGAAATTCCAACGCCTGTATTCATGCCTGTGGGTACAAGAGGAGCCGTTAAGTCCTTGGACTCGGACGACTTAGATGAGTTAGGTTACGAACTGATCTTAGGAAATACGTATCATCTTTATCTTCGCCCAGGAACCGAGGTTTTGGAAAAATTCGGTGGGCTCAAAAACTTTGTTTCATACAAAAAGGCTCTACTCACCGACAGCGGCGGTTTTCAAGTGTTCAGTCTGAATTCTCTCGTGAAATTCAAACAAGAAGGAGTAGAGTTCCGTTCTCATATCGACGGCAGTCCTCATTTTTTCACTCCTGAGAAGGTGATAGATATTCAGAGATCCATAGGTTCCGATATCATGATGGTCTTGGACGATTGTCCTCCAGGAGACGGAACTGTTTCTCGGATCAAAGATGCTCTGGATCGGACTCATCGTTGGGCAGAAGAAGCCGTGAACTATTGGGAGAAGGACAAACGAAATCAATTTCTCTTCGGGATTTTCCAAGGCGGGACAAATTTGGATCTGAGATTGGAGAGTTTGGAGAAAATCCGCTCACTTCCGTTCTCCGGAATCGCGATCGGAGGTCTCTCTGTTGGAGAACCCAGGCCTGATTTTATCCGCACGATGGAAGGAATTGCCTCCTCTACCGACAGGAATCGACCATTATATCTGATGGGAGTTGGAACTGTTCCGGATATTTTGGAAGGAGTCCGAAACGGAGTCGATATGTTTGATTGTGTTCTTCCTACCCGCAACGCGAGAAACGGCCAAGTATTCACTTCTCAAGGAAAAGTGAATCTCAGAAACGAAAAATGGAAGTTCTCAGATGAGCCGATGGACCCGAAATGCGAATGTAAAGTGTGCAAAAGATACAGTATCGGGTATATCAGACACTTACATCACGTGAAAGAACTCAGTGCATTCTCCTTGAGCACGTACCATAATCTGTATTTTATGAAAAAGTTCATGAAAGAACTCAGACATTCCATCGAAGTTGGAAATTTCAGTGAGTTTTTCGTTAAATGGAAAAATTTGTACGAAAGAGCGGAAATTTCTCGTTGA
- a CDS encoding Fur family transcriptional regulator, which yields MNKDREAEILKTVDDSIRMEMKTFSEYLQKKGLKITNQRMLVAERIFSLHNHFTAESLLEEFKDQRDKISKATIYRILSIMVEAKLLQEHNFGQDYKYYEHIIGHTHHDHIICGDCGRIVEFMDERIEQLQEQAAASNGFKITGHSLNIYGTCLDPNCPNKK from the coding sequence ATGAACAAAGACAGAGAAGCTGAAATCCTGAAAACCGTAGACGATTCCATTCGGATGGAGATGAAAACTTTTTCTGAGTATTTACAGAAGAAGGGCCTGAAGATCACCAATCAAAGGATGTTAGTTGCAGAACGTATTTTTTCGCTGCACAATCACTTTACCGCAGAAAGTCTTCTGGAAGAATTCAAGGACCAAAGAGATAAAATTTCCAAGGCCACTATCTACAGGATACTTTCCATCATGGTAGAAGCGAAATTATTACAAGAGCATAATTTCGGCCAAGATTATAAGTACTACGAACATATTATAGGCCATACTCATCATGATCATATCATCTGTGGAGACTGCGGCAGGATCGTAGAATTCATGGACGAAAGGATCGAACAGTTGCAAGAGCAGGCTGCTGCAAGTAACGGGTTTAAGATCACAGGTCATAGTCTGAATATTTACGGTACTTGTTTGGATCCGAATTGTCCGAACAAAAAATGA
- a CDS encoding flagellar basal body-associated FliL family protein: protein MERKVKIAIMIIGIPILVGLIALTLLPATYFLGRFITSKEYKQELDQIPKDQSYFRFQEPFLMNTKDSKFIKFKLALAYKDQPALTMELAKRMTQIRTILNIIIVSKTSEEFQSIESQLSVKNEMEATINHLLTEGKITGVIISDMEIK from the coding sequence ATGGAACGAAAAGTTAAAATTGCAATCATGATTATCGGAATTCCCATTCTAGTCGGATTGATTGCGTTAACTTTATTACCTGCTACGTATTTTTTGGGCAGATTTATCACTTCAAAAGAATATAAACAAGAGCTGGATCAAATTCCCAAAGACCAGTCTTACTTCAGGTTTCAAGAACCATTTTTAATGAATACTAAGGATTCGAAATTTATCAAATTTAAATTAGCCTTGGCTTACAAAGACCAACCCGCATTAACGATGGAATTAGCAAAAAGAATGACTCAGATACGAACCATCCTTAATATTATCATCGTTTCTAAAACGTCCGAAGAATTCCAGAGTATCGAATCACAATTATCGGTGAAAAATGAAATGGAGGCGACGATCAATCATCTTTTAACCGAAGGAAAGATTACCGGAGTGATCATTTCCGATATGGAAATAAAGTGA
- the greA gene encoding transcription elongation factor GreA, with translation MSNETATTAETKPASELDKLTSLFNEEIYVRSDANSIPASKFKIYDDLIESFQSSGLIDSAKTKLEEHLADHPESISARYMLGLLGLQKGSIDAASYFKTLLDSFKQAGKWVIIEHITDNILKFGEDRYALRFKAEALEKLKKNKELKPILEKLAKQDRKNPEIAKKYALAILDENKEKAVAYLKQAIETFAKTKDYIQFEEIWPIFVSNSYDDIQFVEKIERILLGHREKTRLAGYLYPLVDPFKITEDWDRVIYLLKKILDHEPVSNKARNELIRVYKLKYANHSLLEDFLKMSELGNNRKPVKVCISNFERNIVFDTGNYVLHRNWGVGKIVSISPNGDSIFVDFKDKKNHKLSIQMAITSLKPLKGDHIWVRYYEDKASVVSLFENDVPGFFKELLTSFENHMLVAEMKAEIAGKFIPAADWSKWWNKAKNVIKKEDNLGFNPKKKDELWYREKPITYSEELTEKFNANPDPAKRLDIAIEALRNKEEAESAIDTFAHHYFEEEQTHDSFRKIVAYLYLDEVASIMEGEDGSPYDFQRYQKLDDVSKLVKSLKREEVLEYSSKISNLDIKKSFVDLVKKSHSDWVNILVGLLFEVPVKNNKYVVSVLEADGKFAELNLFIETASSRAKENPEVFLWVAKSILLKTWEEEWMNVSRQDLILRVLRLLKPLNKIEEKGTKLKNTCHEILFGNEAAVISEAIQNGDSEYIRKVYALYREVPYIEETEKDKLMSLIQTLKPDLIWEEEDDEEEEEDVLARIPENAVLVTRRALNAKKAEFDHLVNVEMPENSRDIGEAQERGDLRENAEYKAAMEKQVQLQAQIKKLEAELKAAIVLDLSNVKTDRINIGTTVKLKNESSGEDQTYSILGAWDADTERNIISYQSPLAKSLLGKKVGDNASLNLGGAETKFKVLQISRYSLQNQD, from the coding sequence ATGTCTAACGAAACTGCGACAACCGCGGAAACTAAGCCTGCCAGCGAACTGGACAAGCTGACTTCTCTTTTTAACGAGGAGATATATGTACGCTCGGACGCAAATTCCATTCCCGCATCTAAATTTAAAATTTACGACGATCTAATAGAATCCTTTCAATCATCAGGTCTTATCGATTCAGCCAAAACAAAATTGGAAGAACATCTTGCAGATCATCCGGAAAGTATCTCCGCAAGATATATGCTCGGATTACTGGGTCTTCAAAAAGGAAGTATAGACGCAGCTTCTTACTTCAAGACCCTACTGGATTCTTTCAAACAAGCCGGTAAATGGGTCATCATAGAACATATCACTGACAATATTTTGAAGTTCGGAGAGGACCGTTACGCTCTTCGTTTCAAAGCGGAAGCTCTTGAAAAACTGAAAAAGAACAAAGAGCTAAAACCCATCTTGGAGAAACTTGCGAAACAAGACCGCAAGAACCCTGAGATCGCTAAAAAATATGCATTAGCAATTCTTGATGAAAACAAAGAAAAAGCGGTCGCTTACCTTAAACAAGCGATCGAAACTTTTGCGAAGACGAAAGATTATATACAGTTCGAAGAGATCTGGCCGATTTTCGTATCTAACAGTTACGACGATATCCAATTTGTCGAGAAGATAGAACGGATCCTTTTAGGTCATCGGGAGAAAACCCGTCTTGCAGGTTATCTTTATCCTTTAGTGGATCCTTTTAAGATCACCGAAGATTGGGACAGAGTGATCTATCTTCTCAAAAAGATCCTGGATCATGAGCCTGTTTCCAACAAAGCAAGGAACGAATTGATCCGCGTTTATAAACTGAAATATGCCAACCATAGTTTGTTGGAAGATTTTTTAAAAATGTCCGAGTTGGGAAACAACAGAAAACCGGTTAAGGTCTGTATTTCCAACTTCGAAAGAAATATCGTATTCGATACCGGCAACTACGTTCTTCATAGGAACTGGGGAGTAGGTAAGATCGTCTCTATTTCGCCTAACGGAGATTCTATCTTCGTTGACTTCAAAGATAAGAAGAACCATAAACTTTCCATCCAAATGGCGATCACCAGCTTGAAACCTTTGAAAGGGGATCATATTTGGGTGAGATACTACGAAGATAAAGCTTCCGTTGTTTCTCTATTCGAAAACGATGTTCCTGGTTTCTTTAAGGAATTATTAACTTCTTTCGAAAACCATATGTTGGTTGCGGAAATGAAGGCGGAAATCGCTGGAAAATTTATCCCTGCTGCGGATTGGTCTAAATGGTGGAATAAAGCTAAGAATGTAATCAAAAAAGAGGATAATCTTGGCTTTAATCCTAAGAAAAAAGACGAACTTTGGTATCGGGAAAAACCGATTACTTACTCGGAAGAATTAACGGAAAAATTCAACGCCAACCCCGACCCGGCCAAACGTTTGGATATCGCGATCGAAGCTCTCCGCAATAAAGAAGAAGCTGAGTCCGCGATCGATACTTTCGCACATCATTATTTCGAAGAAGAACAAACTCACGATTCTTTCCGCAAGATCGTCGCTTATTTATATCTGGACGAAGTCGCTTCCATTATGGAAGGAGAAGACGGAAGTCCTTATGATTTCCAAAGATACCAGAAATTGGATGATGTTTCCAAACTCGTTAAATCTCTGAAAAGAGAAGAAGTCCTGGAATATTCTTCCAAGATCAGCAATTTGGATATCAAAAAGTCTTTCGTGGACTTAGTGAAAAAATCCCATTCCGACTGGGTCAATATCCTGGTTGGTCTTCTATTTGAAGTTCCCGTTAAGAACAACAAATACGTTGTTTCCGTGCTGGAAGCCGACGGAAAGTTTGCCGAATTAAATTTATTCATCGAAACTGCATCCAGCCGTGCTAAGGAAAATCCGGAAGTATTCCTATGGGTGGCAAAATCTATCCTTCTCAAAACATGGGAAGAAGAGTGGATGAACGTTTCCAGACAGGATCTGATCCTGAGAGTCCTTCGATTATTAAAACCTTTGAACAAGATAGAGGAAAAAGGGACCAAACTTAAGAACACCTGCCATGAGATCCTTTTCGGAAATGAGGCGGCTGTGATCAGCGAGGCGATCCAAAACGGAGATTCGGAATATATCCGCAAAGTTTACGCTCTTTATAGAGAAGTTCCTTATATAGAAGAGACTGAAAAAGACAAATTGATGTCTCTGATCCAAACTCTAAAACCGGATCTGATCTGGGAAGAAGAGGATGATGAAGAAGAGGAAGAGGATGTTCTGGCAAGGATCCCGGAAAACGCCGTTCTTGTTACTCGCCGCGCTCTGAACGCGAAAAAGGCGGAGTTCGATCATTTGGTCAACGTAGAGATGCCTGAAAACTCCAGAGATATCGGAGAGGCTCAGGAAAGAGGGGACTTGCGGGAAAACGCGGAATACAAAGCCGCTATGGAAAAACAAGTCCAGCTCCAAGCTCAGATCAAAAAACTGGAAGCGGAACTCAAAGCTGCTATCGTTCTAGATCTATCCAATGTGAAAACGGATCGGATCAATATCGGAACCACCGTAAAACTCAAAAACGAGTCCAGCGGGGAAGACCAAACTTATTCTATCTTGGGGGCTTGGGACGCGGATACGGAAAGAAATATTATTTCTTACCAATCTCCTTTGGCTAAGTCGCTTTTAGGTAAAAAAGTGGGGGATAATGCTTCTTTGAATCTTGGCGGAGCGGAAACTAAGTTTAAGGTTCTGCAAATTAGCAGATACTCTCTCCAAAACCAGGACTGA
- a CDS encoding STAS domain-containing protein encodes MEITRRESGNIVILDINGEIDLYNAPEIKDVIAKLIEEQKYYTIINLEKVSYIDSSGIGALISSLSNLKKYQGGLKIINVAGSVRKVFELTKLTSFFEIFDNEADAVAAFK; translated from the coding sequence ATGGAAATCACCAGAAGGGAAAGCGGTAACATCGTCATTCTGGACATCAATGGGGAGATCGATTTATACAATGCCCCTGAGATTAAGGATGTGATCGCAAAGCTCATCGAAGAGCAGAAATACTATACGATTATCAATCTGGAAAAGGTCTCTTATATCGACTCATCCGGAATCGGTGCTTTGATTTCCAGCCTCTCTAACTTAAAAAAATACCAGGGTGGACTTAAAATTATCAACGTTGCGGGTTCCGTTAGAAAGGTATTCGAATTAACGAAATTAACGTCATTCTTTGAGATCTTTGATAACGAAGCTGACGCTGTCGCTGCCTTTAAATAA
- the nadC gene encoding carboxylating nicotinate-nucleotide diphosphorylase: MKRAYTKPIAETSAEDYYPLAKMAWDEDCPDQDITSVSLFSPDQKAIAYLNAREEGILCGSGVAQVLSKLSAGDLQFHFFFKDGEKFVKGDKVAEIQGSLLSMLRVERILLNFLQYLSGISTSTRKIVDQYGSKGIMILDTRKTLPGYRKLAKYAVYCGGGANHRLDLSEMAMIKDNHLALFASAKIPVGKIRSNFPGRMVELEIDSLDQLEDALEAEPDVLMLDNFNIPDTRIAFQRAKEKNPKILIECSGGITPEKLEALSEFPGVGVSMGYLTHTTRFLDLGLDIRT; this comes from the coding sequence GTGAAGAGGGCTTACACTAAGCCTATAGCAGAGACGAGTGCAGAGGATTATTATCCCCTGGCCAAAATGGCCTGGGATGAGGATTGTCCTGATCAAGATATAACGTCTGTTTCCTTATTCTCTCCGGACCAAAAGGCGATCGCATATCTAAATGCAAGGGAAGAAGGAATTCTTTGCGGGAGCGGGGTCGCGCAAGTTCTTTCAAAACTTTCAGCGGGAGATTTGCAGTTTCATTTCTTCTTTAAAGATGGAGAAAAATTCGTCAAAGGAGACAAGGTCGCCGAGATCCAAGGCAGCCTCCTCTCCATGTTGCGTGTTGAAAGAATCCTTCTAAATTTCTTACAATATCTTTCCGGTATTTCCACTTCAACTCGAAAGATCGTGGATCAGTACGGGTCTAAAGGGATAATGATCTTGGATACAAGAAAGACACTTCCGGGATACAGGAAACTGGCAAAGTATGCTGTGTATTGCGGAGGAGGTGCCAACCACAGATTGGATCTTTCCGAAATGGCGATGATCAAAGACAATCATTTGGCATTATTCGCATCGGCAAAAATCCCCGTTGGAAAGATCAGATCCAATTTTCCCGGAAGAATGGTGGAGCTCGAGATCGATTCCTTGGACCAATTGGAAGACGCTCTCGAAGCGGAACCGGACGTTTTAATGTTAGATAATTTTAATATACCCGATACACGAATAGCGTTCCAAAGGGCAAAAGAAAAAAATCCTAAAATCCTAATAGAATGTTCCGGAGGGATCACTCCTGAAAAACTGGAAGCATTGTCCGAATTTCCCGGAGTAGGGGTGAGTATGGGATATCTGACTCATACCACCAGATTTTTGGATCTAGGTTTGGATATAAGGACCTAA
- the lptE gene encoding LPS assembly lipoprotein LptE encodes MRIFLPILLVFCLGFCTYLTREPGNPPKIDGIPIPDSKRTVYVQNFRNNSYGIAMHTTLSDLVKQEINYRGRFIQTREKSQAAYRIYGEISHYQQVGALLDQGGQQLSKEMFVVCKVELQKAGGEKIPLERTEIPARIIYSDQVGFMETESQAQTRLLKILAVRIAEEMERAWYYSIAGKIEGEEE; translated from the coding sequence ATGAGGATATTCCTTCCGATTCTTTTGGTATTTTGCCTGGGTTTTTGTACCTATTTGACTCGGGAGCCCGGCAATCCTCCTAAAATCGACGGGATTCCTATCCCGGATTCCAAACGTACCGTGTATGTGCAGAATTTTCGCAATAATTCCTATGGGATTGCAATGCACACCACTCTCTCCGACCTCGTCAAACAGGAGATCAATTATCGGGGAAGATTTATCCAGACCAGAGAGAAGTCCCAAGCCGCATATCGTATCTACGGAGAGATCAGTCATTACCAACAAGTGGGAGCACTTTTAGATCAGGGTGGACAGCAGCTCAGTAAAGAGATGTTCGTAGTCTGCAAGGTAGAACTCCAAAAAGCAGGCGGGGAAAAAATTCCTTTAGAAAGGACCGAGATTCCTGCGAGGATCATCTACTCGGACCAAGTCGGTTTCATGGAAACGGAAAGTCAGGCCCAGACCAGATTACTTAAAATTCTTGCAGTCCGTATCGCGGAAGAAATGGAAAGAGCCTGGTACTATTCTATAGCGGGCAAAATCGAAGGTGAGGAAGAATAA